From the genome of Hemiscyllium ocellatum isolate sHemOce1 chromosome 6, sHemOce1.pat.X.cur, whole genome shotgun sequence:
GGCACCCAAACAGTGTTGGAGTTTCTGCTcaaagctgctgagtttctccagcattttatgtttgtTAAAAGTTGAGTTTCCTACCCAACTATCCTTTCAGGTAATAATTCCCAGACTTCCACTATCCTCTAGGTGAAAAATAAAGTTCAACTTTCCTCTTACCTTTCAACTACACCTTTAATCTCTGTCCCCTACTTTTGACCCATTTATTAATGGGAGAAATGGGCTTcttattcaccttatcaatacccTTCATAATCCTATATACTTCAATTAGGGCCCCTCATAACCTTCacttgcagagtacttggaagtgcattaTAAGGCAGGACTGAGTCAGCTCAGTTGtgtcaagggtaggtcatgcctgacaattcTGTTAGAATTTGTTGAGGAAATAATGAgcaaattaaacaaaacaaaatcagtggATATCATCTATTTGGAtctccagaaggcttttgaccaGCTACTGGTCATGAGGCAGTTAAATATGATAAGACACCATAGTATTAAGAGCAAGATACTggtatggatagaaaattggctaatTGGCAGAAAGTatggataaaagggtctttttcaggatggcaaaaagTGACTAGTAGAGTTCCACCAAGATccttgttgggaccacaattattcaggtatacattaatgatctgaatgaaggaactgagggtattcttgctaagtttgcagttgacacaaagacacagagggACAGTTAGTGTTGAagaagtggggaggttgcagaaggacttgggcagACTTGGAGAGATGGCAAAAATgtagcagatagaatataatgtgagaaagtaTGAGGTTTGGTActttggaagaatagaggcacagactattttctaaatagagaaggcttcagaaatctgaagtacaaaggggcTTGGGTGTCCAAATTCAGGTTTCTCTTTGGGCTAAGATGTAGgttcagttggtagttaggaaggcaaacaatgttagcattaatttcaagaTTAGGCTAGGATACAAAAGCAAAGATGTACTTCCAAGACTATATACAGCTCTAATCAGACCACAATTAGAATATTGAGAGTGGAGTTTGGTCCAATATATAAGGAAGTTTGTGCTCGTGTTTACAAAATGATCCCAGAGATAGGGACCTGTCATATGAAGAGTGGTAGAGAATTCTGGGATTGTACTCACAGTTTAGAGGGATGATGAGAGATCCAattgaaagttacagaatactgagaggcctgaatagagtgaTCGTGAAGAAGATTTTTCCACTAGTAGAAGAGACCAGGACCCAACAGCACAGCCTTAAggtgaactgagatgaggaagaatctcTTCAGTCAGTGGGTGGTTAATTTATAGACCTCATTACCACAGCGAGCTGCGGAGGCCGCGTCATCAAGTCTAATTAAGACGATGCTGATAAGTTTTTGATTGGTAAGCGGATTTAGGGTCACGGGAAGATAGCAGAAAAATAACGTTGAAAAACCTGTCAGCCACTATCTAATGGGGAAGCAGATTCGATGGGTCGAATAGCCAacatctgctcctacatcttatggtcatgAACGTTCAGAGAAAAACATCCCCAACCTGTCCAATTTTCCAGAATTTATTATTGCACATGATTTACAATCAGTGATGGTCATTGGTGTTGATTAACGATGTTTTAATTGTAATGTTAACCCGTACAGTTTGACGAATTAGATTTAATTTCACTTTTGTTGTGATGGATAATGGTTGAACAGTCactttattttatattgaattTTACGTTGCTGATTTTGATTTTACACTTTGGAATTCTCGAGGGATTAGCTATGGCAAGACTCGAAGCAAAAACTTTATTGTTAAACTTTTTGATCATAGCACTGATTTGAGGGAGGGTCGGTCTTCCTGCTGCTGAATGCATGTTCAGTTACCTGTAATGTTGACAGTAGATTGCGTGAAGCATTGGAGGCCTTGGGTCCAAATCGATTGGCACCAAGACCAGCCGACTCTTCTAACACTCACTATGTCCAAAACGCTCGCCAATAAATAATCCAATGTGACTCACACTTGAAGTTACACTATGCTACTTTGGACCACTAAATGCCCACCCTCACCACTACGTCCATCACGCATTTTGCGCCCTATGattctgtggaaaaagttgccagCCACCTTTTGCACATTGGATCCGACCTCACACTCCAAGCTTGGAGCGGGAAGGAGCCATTTGCAAGGGTTCCCGGTGGAGGCGCCTTGAAGATTTAGGTAAGCGGATAACTATCACAGGAAAAGGACTCGGGTCTTAtattttggagaaaaaaaaaccaaaggccGCGGGGGAAAAGTCTCCCCCAGTTTTCGGGCCGCGCCCTGCGGGGACCAGAATATTGAGCACTCGATTATTTCCCAAAGATGCTACTTCGTTGTCGCCCTGGTAACACGCAGCCGCAGTACGCATGCGGAAGTCAGGTGGCAGACGGTAGCGTGCTGCGTTACCATGGCAGCGGGGAGCCGAAGCTCACGTGCGCTGGTAACGGAAGGTGATTGGTGGGATTCAATAGACGCGGGCTGATTGAAAGTAATTTGCTACATGATGAGAACAGAGAGAGCTACTCCGCGCCTGGAGACCAATTAGAGCCATTCCACTATATAGGCTGGCTTTAGGCAAGCACCAACTCATAAATGTGATCTGAGAGGCAATTGCTCGGAGCTGAGTAGGCAACTGGGGAAAAattgtgcagtttttttttgttggcgGTGTCAAGTCTTTTGTTTGTAGCTAACATGTACAGGAGCAATGCTGCTGTCAAGCGCAATGCTAATCAAGAAAATCAACATCTTGTCCCGCAGATGGGCCCACTTAACCAAAAGCAGAGGACCGTTTTAGGGGTGCTAAACGAGAACGACCAGCAGAGGCGTTCGCTTTCTCAGGTAGTTTCTGTATTCACCAAATCCGTTATTCCTATATGTTTAACTATATTTGGGGCTGTATTATCTAAATATATCGTTCAGAGCCCATTTCACCTCGCCGGAGCGCTCGAGTTATTTCAGCGAGTTTGCAAACTGCCTGACTTTAGAATTTCTCTTTCCTCTTCTGACTTGTTTTGTTAGGTTTCTGCGAAAGTTTGTGGTACTGTTGCAGTGGGGACTGATAATGGGCTCATTTCGGCAAAGAGCTGCAGCACTCTCTCTGAATGTCCGGCTACTTTTGTGTCCAACCCGAACTTCAATATTTATATGGAGGATGAAGTCCAAGACGAAGTCGAAGTCTCTGAATGTAATCTAACCTCTGAACTCCAATCTAAACTTGGAGAAGTTGGTAACGTCTCCAAACCAGCGGACGACTATTGTCTGTTCTTAGATCTGAGTGAAGGTAACAGCAAGACGCGAGCTAGAATTTCGTATCGCTTGATACGAACTCAATCTTTTGTGTTGTCTTCGAACCGTGGATGTTTACGTTGCTGTATCCATTTTTTTCCGCTACTACCACGATTGGGTTTAAAACTTTACCATTCGAGCACAGTCTTAGTTCTACCTCTGCTTAGAACACGTATAAAGCAATTCTATTCCTTCAATTCAATTGGCTGTTGATGTTTTGTTACCTCTACAGTTTCGCCAATGTTAGTAGATTCATCCATGCGCTCGCAGCGTTCCCATGAAGATTCGCATGTACACGTAGATTACCTCGCTGTGGAAGGATATGCAGAAGACATTTATCGGTACCTCCGAGAAGCAGAAGTGAGTCTCAGTAGCACGAACTCTGCTATTTAAGGAAATATAACCACTCACTGCCGACCCTTGGTTGCCGCTGGGCTTGGGTCACAACACTTTCTCTCTTGGGTGGCTCGTCctagtagattccctacagtgtggaaacaggcccttcggcccaaccagtccagagaccaatttttttttctcttatgcGCCTaacattctgggcaatttagcataaccaattcgcctaacctgcacatctttggactgtgggaggaaacccacagttactgcgagaatgtgcaaactccacagaccattgcccaaggctagaatcgaataaggtagcagtgctaatcactgagccaccgtgccacccctattCTTGGGCTGTTTTAAAACTCGCCTGCTGCAGAAACTACTTTAAACAAGATTAACCTCCTCATTGCAGCAGAATCCGGAATCCTTTTGGCCGCTTCCCTAGATTGCAACAACACTGACTGGGATAGTGGGGGAAATGTTCTATTGGCTCTGAGTTTGTGAAACTTCTGTTTGTTAAACTGCAGTCAAGCTTAGAGTGGCGTTGGGAAAGcacaggtcagcagcatccgagaggcaggaaaatccatgtttcgggcaaatGTCCTTCAACAGGAATGCGGCTGGAGcctcagggtggagagataaacgggagggggtggggctgggaaagATTACTGACAGTGCcggagatggaggtggggtaaaggtgatcGGGTGGAcagtcatgagggtggtgctgagctggggaGGGTgaacgaggaaactggtgaagcccacactgatgccatgaggttgaagggttccaaggcagaagatgaggtctTCCTCCTCGATGTCAGGGGGTAGGgagtggtaatggaggaggcccagggcccccttctcctcagcagagtgggaggggatgtTGAAACTTTTGGCCACTTGGCAGTGGGTTGGTAGGTGTGGGTGTCCCTAAGATGTTTTTCTGAAGCTCTGAGAAGGTGCCCtgcctctccaatgtagaggagactgcatggggagaaatggatatAATAATAAATTGTGGAAGTGTAGATGAAGCTTTTGGAtgaggaaggctcctttgggggggggggggtgggcagcATGAGCGCaagctttgcaattcctgcaggggaaggtgccaggaggggagggtgactTACATCAACCCAGCTGCAGGTGTCCTCCATTAAATATTCTGGGAGGACTAAATATTTATTCAGTCTAGATTTCAAAGCAAATACTGTATGGGCTTGTGACCACCTCTTTTCGAATGCTAATCTGCATAGAGGCTCACAGCTTTCTCTCTGCGGGATGACCTTTTTCCACCATGACTCGTCACTTTTACAGTACAAATTTTACATTCCAAACTGGGTGCTAACTTTTAATGTTTTTCAGGAGAAATGCAGACCGAAATTTGGGTACATGAAGAAGCAGCCGGACATAACCCACAGTATGCGCTCCATTCTCGTGGACTGGCTGGTTGAAGTTGGTGAGGAGTACAACTTGCAAACTGAAACGTTGTACTTGGCTATTAACTACCTGGACAGATTCCTGTCATGTATGTCAGTCCTAAGAGGAAAGCTGCAACTGGTGGGCACAGCAGCTATGCTGGTAGCATCGTAAGTCTTTGCTTTGTTTTTGTTCGGCTTTTCCATGTGGAACTCCAATCAAAggatttttgtctgttttatttttgcacaaaaaaaaaattggttctAGGATCGCAGTGATTTTGGGAATAAAGATATTTTTTAATATACTGACTGATCAACTTGTACACTTTTCCCTAGGAAATATGAAGAAATCTATCCCCCTGAAATAGATGAGTTTGTCTACATAACAGATGATACCTACACCAAAAAACAGCTCCTGCGCATGGAACATCTCCTACTCAAGGTGTTGAGCTTTGACATGACCGTTCCAACGGTTAACCAGTTCCTAACGCAGTTTTTGAAGGAGGAAGGGATTGATGGACAAATGGGAAACCTAGCAATGGTATGTATCTTATTTCTGGGTTAACTCCCAGGCTCCTGCAGGATGGAGTTTGACTCAAACTGAGATTTGGAAATTATTTAATAGGTGGCCGATCCGAATAAAGTCCGAGCCAAGGTTTTTGCACCTCTGAGGCAGTTCATCTCTTGTTTTAACATCCATCTATTCAAAgtgcattttccagctcttgaccCATAGCATTGTGTTCAATGGTGTTCACACAATTTAAATGTCATTGTTCTGCCTGTATCATGTCCTTTTTTAGGTTGCTATCCACCATTCTAGAGAATTTCCTGCTCCTGACTGCTAGCCATCCCACAAAGTAGTTGAATTACTGCAGCTCAGGCAACACACTGgtgaaatctcctctgcaccttctagTGCAGTCACCTCCCTCCATGgtttggcaaccagaactgcatgcagtacccAAGCTGTGGCTGAAATAACGCTTCATATAGCTCCATCATAATCTCTTTGCTCATGTTTTTGACTAATAGACAACCATCTTGACCACCCATTTTTTTTTTTTTGTCAACCTGTCCTGTTATCTCTAAATCCACAAATTGAGGTCTCCTTGATGCAGTGATGGTATCCTGCCTTTGGGCTAAAGCTTATGgtgcaagtcccacctgctccagagatgggCCTTTATGACTTTCTCTGGCTCATTGTCACAGGAGTAGGAAGCCAGCAGTAATTACTTAATTGACAGACAAAATCATGTCTCCAGCCTTTGAATATTGTCCTCAAATGGTCTTCCTAACAGTGTGTCAAAGAGCTGATgagaggaggccacactggatctggtacttcgtggtaggtgaacactttagggagtgaccataattcagtcacgtttagtttagcaatggaaagggatgggTATATGCCACAGGGAAAGTGTTGTTGCTCTTCCCCTATCAATTATGATGAGATTATGCAAGACTAAGGAGGCATAGAATTGGGTGATCACCCTGTGGTGATCAGAGGTGCTAAATAAGTATTTCTCATTTCTTTTTCTCTACAATATTCTTTCTTGAGGGAAGACAGAtatgggctattagactagaaaggattgaggttaaggaggaggtgttacGTTTTTTTTTTGAGAATTGATAAGccctctggaccagatgggatttatccaaggattcccTGGGAAAGTAGAGAAGATAGAGCCTTTATCTtggagtcatcattgtctactaGTTTAGTACTGGAAGATTGCAAATCTTGTGCCATTGTTCAAGAATGGCaggagagatgacccaggtaactGTATAGACAAATGAGCTTTGCATCTGTTGTAGGGAAAGTTTTTtgggaaaggattataagaggacTTATAATcgctagcaagcaacaatttgattggatataatgaatattgttttgtcaagggcaggtcatgtctcgtCCACTTTTttgaaggtgaccaagcatgtggatgagggtagggcagctGATACGgcgtatgtggacttcagtaaagcttttaaGGTTCCCACATGGTAGGCctttggagaaaaagcagagtcatGGGATGAAgggtgatttagattagattacttagtgtggaaacaggcctctcggcccaaaatgtccacactgacctgccaaagtgcaacccacccatacccctacatttacccctccctaacactgtgcaatttagcatggtcaattcacctgacctgcacatctttgggaagaaaccagagcacctggaggaaacccatgcagacatggggagaacatgcaaactccacatagtcagttgcctgaggtgggaattgaacctgggtctctggcactgtggggcagcagtgctaaccaccgtgctgcccacatctagcagtttggattagaaaattACCTTGCAGAAAGCgatgagtggtggttgatggaaagtattcagcctggggGAGTTTGGTTACTAgtagtatgccacaaggatctgttttgggaccattgctgtttgtcatttttataaatgacttggacacacCCATAGGTGgttgggttagtaagcttgcagatgacactggtCAGAATGGTGACCATGTGGAAGAATTTTGAATTGGGCTGAGGTGttttaaatggagtttaatgcagataaatgggaggtgattcactttgggaagaataacaggaaagcagaatactgggtcaatggaaagatccttggtagtgtggatgtgcagaaggatcttggtgtccatgtatataaATCCCTGCAAGTTGCGACCCAGGTTGATAAGTTGATAAGGTTGGTAAGGCATACGatgaattaggttttattgtagCGGGtttgagttctggagctgtgatgtcatgctgcaactatacaaggctaatgcagcctcacttggaatattgtgtacagttttggtcacaccttgtaggaaagatgtagaaacattggaaaaggctgagtagatttaccaggatgttacctagtctggaaggaaggccttttaaggaaaggctgagggacttgggtctgttctcgtttggagaaggctgagggaattTAATAGACAAGATCAGtggattagataggatggacaatgagtttttttttccccttaagATGTTGGCTTTACAAGGGGTGGAAcctcaaattgaggggtgatagatttaagacagatgtcaaaaaCTGGTTCTTTActtggtaagggtgtggaataccctacctgccaatgtagttaactcagccacatttaagggcatttaagcagtccttggataagcatatggatgg
Proteins encoded in this window:
- the ccna1 gene encoding cyclin-A1, which gives rise to MLLRCRPGNTQPQYACGSQVADGSVLRYHGSGEPKLTCAANMYRSNAAVKRNANQENQHLVPQMGPLNQKQRTVLGVLNENDQQRRSLSQVSAKVCGTVAVGTDNGLISAKSCSTLSECPATFVSNPNFNIYMEDEVQDEVEVSECNLTSELQSKLGEVGNVSKPADDYCLFLDLSEVSPMLVDSSMRSQRSHEDSHVHVDYLAVEGYAEDIYRYLREAEEKCRPKFGYMKKQPDITHSMRSILVDWLVEVGEEYNLQTETLYLAINYLDRFLSCMSVLRGKLQLVGTAAMLVASKYEEIYPPEIDEFVYITDDTYTKKQLLRMEHLLLKVLSFDMTVPTVNQFLTQFLKEEGIDGQMGNLAMYIAELSLLEADVCLRYAPSLMAAAAYCLANYTINNTFWPPSLATFTGYSLVDIVPCLHDMHKTFLQAKFQPQQAIKEKYRSSKYLRISLIEPPATLPLHALISSAIQG